In Rhodamnia argentea isolate NSW1041297 chromosome 1, ASM2092103v1, whole genome shotgun sequence, the genomic window CATGTGTTTAAGCGACATGTCAGAAGATGGCTGGATACAGAGAAGTTACCTACTTGAAAAATCCAATTTCTGAGCGgctttttcaacttttgataGCCATAGTAGTCCTGCCACATTTGCACAAGAATACTTGTAAGCATCCAGACTCCCATTTCTAAAACTGATAAAATTTTGGATGCATGACAGGACAAGCAAACAGAAACTGATGTTGAGATATAGGACTGAAGACAAACCTGGTTCTTGCCAACTGAACGCTCTAGCTTGGAAAACATGGACAGGAGTTCATCTCGGGTCTCAGGATCTATATGAGGATGATCCCAGGATACTTCAAGATCATGTAATTCCCAAGGACTGTGCAGATGTTTTTCAGGAGGATCAGTCCTGTAACAAACAGTATCTTTCCCACGGACTGTCAGGAAACTCAGGTGACTTAACTTGTACAGTTGTTATTCGACCCTCCCACCAACTTCCTCCTGTCCCACTCTCATTTCTCCACCATACAAGGCACTTATCCTAAGGCTCCACTTTCTCTGCATAGAATTATCATACCATGTCTTTTCAACCAGAAAAGCAGGAAAATTGATCAGCTCTGGCAACATCAACTTGACTCTGCGTCCAAACACATTAGAAACATGATTCACAAATTTAAGAGTCAGTTTACAGCAGCTCTCCCCAGAGCCTGGACTATTGGCACAATCAAGAGCTTCAACCTTGCAAACTTCCACAGCACTCAGACTCCCTCTAAGCGACCTCCAAGGGCCAACATCTCGCAAGCAACTCGATTCGATGAACTCTTGATGTCCCGGAAAATCAAATAATCAATACATAATTGCTGTGGAAGCAGCTCGTAGAGCTTAGTATTCTTAGTAAAAACTACTCGCTGTAAGTAATCAAATGATACCTGTCTCAAGTAAACAACTTCATCGCCTAACTGAGGTGTATAGCGATAACCCTCAGCCATGACTTTTTCCTGAGATTCTGGCTTGACTTTTCCCCCCAAGGGAAACCTTGATCGTTATTATTACTCTCGCCCCTTTTATTCCTACTAGACCTTGGTCTGACCATCATTTTTGAACTGGACACCCAATCTTTATATACAAGCGGATCACGTGCTTTCCTTGAGGATGTCTCTGCAAACTTCGATGTCCCTGAAGTCTCCTGTCCTCTAACCTTGAAACTGTGGTGGATGATTTCTGGCTCTGTGGATGTTGCCTTCATCTTCAAGGACCTTGCTCTATGTATTGCATCGGTCGCAACTTCAGGGTAGTTGATAGCAATATTATCGGGGATCCCTGAAAGCAGCAAGACCTTCCTCCCTGCATTAACCAAGATCTTCCGCATCTGTGTCAGAGCTCTGTGGCCTTTCCCTGTCCAAGTCTGTATCAGACACCACCGCCTTTGAATTCAAGTGCAGTGGCTCCATGGAGGTCAACCGTTCAGCAAATGGAGCCTCTTCGGGAGATTCGGGGTTTTGACTGTGCTCCGCATGTGGAGGATGTTTTATGTTCCTATTGCTTGCATCGCCAGTTGAACCTTCGACTTCAGTGGATTTCACTTTCGATGGACCCCTTGTTTTGATTCTTAAAGCAGTTGATCTTTGTGGAGGATCCTCTACAACTGCACCTGAATTTCCATCTGGTTGGCTCTCCGGTGGAAAGTCAGCTGATGAAAATGTATGTGCACCCTCAAGATTAGCATGGTCATCTGTTCTTGTGAGCTCCCCAGGTTGGAATGCATCAGCTCCACACTTCTCCTCACCCCTGCAAGACAAAAGTTACCCATAATATGCTAGAACTTCTAGAAGTAAGATAGTTTAAGATTCCTCTCAGATCATACCTATTCAGATCAGTCTCATTTTCCTTATTCGCCCACCTTCCCCTAGTTCCTTCCGATGCATCAGTCGGCAAAAGGTCTGATCTCAGACGCACTGATGACCGCATCTTGACTTCTCCCCATCTGATCTCATTCTCATTGTCACCGGCAGATGCAATCAAGACGTCATCAATATTTTCAGGTACTTCTTTATCCTCATGTACATTACTCGAATTCACAAAATGAGAAGCTACATCATTGGATGTCGTAGCATTCATGTTCTCTGTCATTTCTTGAGAAAGATGAGGAGGTACATTCAGGAGATCAGCATCGTTGTGCATTATCATTCTGGTGTTTTCTGAAGGCACAACTTTCTTAGTGTCACGAAGTGAAAACTTCAGAACCAATCTTTTCCTGTTTCCAGCATTTGATTGGTACTCACGCAATTCATCAGGTTTGGTGATTGGTTCTTTGCCTTTTCCACCTTCCTTCTGTGCAGGGAAGTTCCTGTCACTATcgtctctttctttgtttcggTTAAGCCCCTGTAACTCACTCTCGGACAATGAGTCTCCTgagttttcaatattttctccttcaGTAGACATATCAATGATTTCACAAATCATGTTCAAAGCATTCCATGCTGCAACATGCTGGGGCCTCAAATTATGTGCTTTGATAGACAGCCTCCCTGAAGATTTCCTgcgattttctgattttttattttgagtatCCCTGGATGCAGAGCCTTCACATTCTTCCAAGTTCCTTTTCTTGACACGCCTTCCTGACGAAGTTACCCATTCAACCTTAAGAGCATATGAGGCTAGATTCACtcccaagaaaatgaaaaaagaaagagaaaaagaaaaaggaatcgaCTTAAGCATACAAAGAATTGCCTCAGTTCTATGCTTTTTCCTTCCTGCCCTACGGCGGCTATCTCTATGGCTTTGTTTGGTATCACTGTCTCCTGCCGTGCACTCAGGATCACTGAAAAATCCAGCACTTAAACTACCCCTCTCACCTTCACTTTCCTCAGTAACGTTGGACTCCGAGTCATTATCTTcactgaaaatttcatttttcggtTCCCAGAAAACGGCATCAATGAACTCAGGTAAAGGTTCAATCATCCTTTCCAAATCCGCTAAGGGCAGCATCTGATACTCCTGACCAAGAGTAAAGTCAGGGCCAGCAACAAATCTAATGGTAGGAGGACGCCACTCAATACCCAAAGCACCAAGTCGTCATTGCTGGTATGTAGTTTGATAGGGTCCTGGATATGGAACCATACCTGGGATATA contains:
- the LOC115729609 gene encoding LOW QUALITY PROTEIN: PH-interacting protein-like (The sequence of the model RefSeq protein was modified relative to this genomic sequence to represent the inferred CDS: inserted 8 bases in 6 codons; substituted 2 bases at 2 genomic stop codons), with protein sequence MMDFPKCASSVGAISSGMGPLIFYNKVHELVETGRPVRASGHAVETDVDVDLNEIYFLIMHFLSIGPCQRTFGQLWNEVLEHQLLPRRYHAWASRSGIRSGNEDDDGISFPLNYSNLVERCPHIGKDHLVKLLKQLMRHTGHLVHDKVGIDALSAADVPTLLGVGSFSLFDGMSKINKQLKRLPAYLCWPHMRADQVRXYVGGFRKHHRAPSIHSACYAIVKPLMLVERMQNIKKLRGRRVAVYCATFDWSGRYVITGSDDRLVKIWSMETAFCLASCQGHEGDITDLAVSLKNALVASASNDFVIRVWRLPDGFPISVLRGQTGAVTAIAFNPRPSAVYQLLSSSDDGTCRLWDARYSHCTPRLYLPKPPDAIAGQSNGPSNNELSSSIAPQCHQILCCAYNANGTVFVTGSSDSFARVWNACKSNADNPERPVHEMDVLCGHENDVNYVQFSGWSVAPRSSMSDNLKEDNFPKFRNSWFCHDNIVTCSRVGSAIIWVPRSRKSNGKGGRWVRAYHLKVPPPPLPPQPPRGGPRQRFLPTPRGVNMIVWSLDNRFVLAAIMDCRICVWNAGDGSLVHCLTGHSASVTXVLDIHPFNPRIAMRVGYDGKAIVWDLSFIIWEGRPIRVYEIGRVKLVDGKFSPDGTSIALSDDYGQIHLINTGEGKSQKDAKYDQFFLGDYRPXIRDTVGNVLDRESQLPPHRRNVQDPLCMVPYPGPYQTTYQQXRLGALGIEWRPPTIRFVAGPDFTLGQEYQMLPLADLERMIEPLPEFIDAVFWEPKNEIFSEDNDSESNVTEESEGERGSLSAGFFSDPECTAGDSDTKQSHRDSRRRAGRKKHRTEAILCMLKSIPFSFSLSFFIFLGVNLASYALKVEWVTSSGRRVKKRNLEECEGSASRDTQNKKSENRRKSSGRLSIKAHNLRPQHVAAWNALNMICEIIDMSTEGENIENSGDSLSESELQGLNRNKERDDSDRNFPAQKEGGKGKEPITKPDELREYQSNAGNRKRLVLKFSLRDTKKVVPSENTRMIMHNDADLLNVPPHLSQEMTENMNATTSNDVASHFVNSSNVHEDKEVPENIDDVLIASAGDNENEIRWGEVKMRSSVRLRSDLLPTDASEGTRGRWANKENETDLNRGEEKCGADAFQPGELTRTDDHANLEGAHTFSSADFPPESQPDGNSGAVVEDPPQRSTALRIKTRGPSKVKSTEVEGSTGDASNRNIKHPPHAEHSQNPESPEEAPFAERLTSMEPLHLNSKAVVSDTDLDRERPQSSDTDAEDLGIPDNIAINYPEVATDAIHRARSLKMKATSTEPEIIHHSFKVRGQETSGTSKFAETSSRKARDPLVYKDWVSSSKMMVRPRSSRNKRGESNNNDQGFPWGEKSSQNLRKKSWLXGYRYTPQLGDEVVYLRQGHQEFIESSCLRDVGPWRSLRGSLSAVEVCKVEALDCANSPGSGESCCKLTLKFVNHVSNVFGRRVKLMLPELINFPAFLVEKTWYDNSMQRKWSLXDKCLVWWRNESGTGGSWWEGRITTVQVKSPEFPDSPWERYXVCYRTDPPEKHLHSPWELHDLEVSWDHPHIDPETRDELLSMFSKLERSVGKNQDYYGYQKLXKAAQKLDFSSSTPLMFRFRRCPVGLDPELIQLRLENNYYRRVEAVKHDITELMRNAQSYFVTNAESSVEMRRLSDWFTKTLTGFYILVFLFKLQLGSEKYASAAAANGCTLSEQLASVNEESMRIFKEYITKHNVPTDVPDDLVESSPEDDVEATKKPPANSKETKLN